The segment CAGAAGCAGTGGAGGACTTATCAAAACCTGCGAATGGATTCAGAAATGAAATGTATGGGACATCCCAAGGCGGAAAGCAAAAAGAATCAACAGTCGTGATGGTGACATTTGAAAGGTCCGAATCACGCATGAGCAATTTTGCTCTCTCATTGAATGGAAGAACATGTGAGGGGCGGGCATTATATAGTCTGCGAAGACCTACGGGAAGATTCATATGACAAATAGGGTGATTAGGGACAGATCTTGTACGATAATAGTATAGAGTAGATAACTTTAAACGCCTTAAAGGGAGAGAGGGTTGATGGCAAATAACATACAGGCTCTCTACTGGAGAGGTGCGAAATGCTCCAGAACAGATTCTTAGAGCAGTGTGGTGTACGGTATCCAATTGCCGCAAAGCCGTAGAGCGTGCAGACCCATACACCATGCAGGCATAATCAATGCGAGAAAGTACGACTGCTTGATAAATTCGtagtagggaggttcgatcggcaccccaagatgttttggacagaacttttagaatattcaatgatttctcacacttcttccgtagGTGTAAGATGTGAGGAAGGAAGGTGAGCTTTCGATCaagaatcactcccaaaaaccgaatttcattcaccACTGGAAttgaaatattccgaatatgaaTATTCGGATCAAGGTGAACATTTCTTTTCCTGCAAAAATGGACGCATCggctcttctccggagagataGTATGCCCATTGTTGTCGCACCACTCTAACACTTTATTAACGGCATTTTGCAATTGCcgctctattaaattcatattgctaccttggcatgagatctgaaggtcatcaacataaagtgatccatgaacagatgaaggtaaaagagttaaaatttgattaagatgaacaataaaaagagtgacactgaggacacttccctgaggaactccctcagcttggataaaattagatgaataagtGTTGCCAACGCGAACTCTGAAAGTCCGatgtgataaaaagttttgtaaaaatatggggaggtttcccctaaaacctaagttaaaaattgtagaaagtatgccaaagcgccaagcacggtcgtatgccttctcaatatcaaagaatatggagataaggtggttcctcctaacaaatgcgttgcgtatctgggtttccagtagtattaggttgtcaaaagtagaccgacctctacggaaaccactctgcaacgagGATATGTATCCGTTTTTCTCCAGTTCGAATATTAGACGGGCATTCACCATGCGCTCaaaggtcttacaaaggcaaCTCGTCAGAGCGATTGGTCTGTAGTTCAGAGAATTTGATGGTTCCTTTCCAGGTTTTAAGATTGGGATCACAATAGCCtcgcgccattgtgaagggtacttctgttcaatccatattctgttaaataatattaacagattggaaagggaagctgtattcaaatggcggagcatattatatgtgatcCCATCTGGGCCAGGACTTGTATCATTAGCTTTAGATAAGGCCGTTTCCAGTTCAAACATCCTGAATTCGCAGTTATATGGAAAAGGGCGTCGGTCATTAAAGCGTAGacgcaaccgttccgcgcgattcttaatagCCACAAATGTAGGACTGTAAGAGTCAATTGCGGACACTTCCGAGAATGCTTGACCaagaatattggcaacatctaatGGGGTTGAGTGCACcatatttcctgtatttaaaacaggCAAGGAGGTTTCACTATATATTCCATTAGCggcctttacttttttccacatATGTTTACTGGAAGTGTAGGATGTGATGGAGGATACGAATTTTATCCAAGATTCTCTCTGACTTCGACGACGAATGCGACGAGCAAGTGCTTTGGCGTGCTTAAATACAATCAGATTTTCTGTTGTCGGATACCTTCGGAAAatattccaaagttttttttggtttttatgacTGTCGtgacaagcttcattccaccacggtctacgaaattttcttagacgtggggaagtctTCGGAATAGTGGCATTCGCGGAGCTTATTATGCAGTTAATGACATGTTGTACTGCTTCCGTGATGTCGTAAGTACGGACCATGTTCTCGGTGATATCTGCCAATTGCGTGAAAgtatcccagtctgcccgcttgAATAGACACCGCGGAGGACAGGGAGTCGCACCACcactatcagcatgggagacaataataggaaaGTGATCACTATTATGAAGATCTTTGCTGACTGTAAAGGTCAAAGATGGCAAGAGTTCAGGAGAGCAAATGGCTAGATCAAGGCTATGGAAGCTACGGGTGGGTTCATGAAAGTAcgtcttctcatcattattgagcagacagatacagttatttgttattaactgttcgatctgccgcccacgagagtttgtactatctgaaccccacaaagtactgtGTCCATTGAAATCGCCACATAAGATAAAAGGCTTCGGAAGCTGATCCACTAACTGGTCAAGATCTTGCTGACGTacgacatcatgaggcggtaaataaatgcaacagactgtgaccaaaatTCGTGTctgaacttgcacagccacagcctgtagagaagtTTGTAAAgtgagaggtgtgctcggatataTATTAGAAGTGAAGATACAGACTCCTCCCGAACTATGAGATTCAGTGTCTGCATCGTTCCGAACACAATTATAACCGCgtaatttaattggaatattggacttcaagaaggtctcttgaagaccaaaacaaacaggatgaaaggTGTTCATAATGGTATTAATGTCAAAAAGTTTGGACcgaaggccgcgacaattccaagaaatgaaggtacccattaagaattCGAGATTGCAGGTAAGTTAATAGGTGCATGTGGTAGAGTTGCGGAAACTTCACAACTCATGTGCAAATCTTCATCCTCATCCTCATCTGATGGATGGAGAGAAAGGCGATCTGGACTTTTGGGCATGCCACCAAATATTGACGACAAGTCCTTGTGGACTATACCCTGCGTCGCAAGTCCCAAAGCGACGGAATTTTTAGCTGCtgactttttcaattttgaaggCAGTTCCGGTTTTGAAATACCGCGTTTTGCTAACTTCAACGTCTgcgagttttgcaattttttcttcaatttcttttgtgattTCTTAGGTCTGTCAAGTGTACTATTGTTGGAATGTTCAGAATCAGAATTCCTAATATTTTCAGGTGGCTTTGAATCGGCGTGAAATTTTACACAATTACTACACGAACAATTTGCGCAAAAGGTGTTCTGGACAGCAGAAGCGTAACTTTTACCAGGAATAGGAGTTCGTACTTGAACTCTACGCCTGGCTTCGGGATATGAAAGatcttctttgatttttattgtgaTTACTTGTTTTTCAAGCTGCCAGCTAGGGCATGATCGAGAAAAGGAAGGGTGATCGCCTTTACAGTTCACACACTTTTCCTGTGCGGAACATTcctggctatcatgccctttttcTGCACAGCGGGCACATGTTAAAGACCCGCGGCAATTTACTTTAGAATGGCCAAACAGCTGGCACTGAAAGCATCTGAGTGGGTTCGGAATGTACGGCCTTACTGGGCGTCGTATATAACCTGCGTAAACAAATTCTGGTAGTTTGGGTGTCTGAAACGTTAAGATGTGATGTTTTGTTTCAAGGAGTTGTCCATTACGCCGTATCGTTATGCGACGGACATCTATAACTCCTTGCggtttcatttctgattttattatatctatggGGACATTTAAGAGTTCCCCACAGGTAATGACACCTTTAGAGGTATTCAACGACTGGTGAGGACTTACAGTGATTGGTATATTTCCcagtgcttttaatttttgaatctgctGGGCTTGCTTACGGGAATTCACCTCAACAAGCAAGTCACCAGAGCGCATTTTACGAATGGATTTAACATCTCCCACTGTTGCCGTTATAGCCTTTTGCACAAGGAAGGGAGAGACAGTTTGAAATGTTTCGTTATTTGAAGAAACTCGCTTTACAATGTAAAATGGATCAAAATGATTGGATATGTTGGAAGATATTGGAATGTttcgatgcccactgaagggaccacgtttggaggagcccatacgatatagtaagtgattcgggtccgacggcaccgcccaccacggagcccaacaagggaaggcaattaccggctctggttattctcagcctcggcatccaccctagtgctaatcggtacctatacgctgggagctacccccggggacagtgaccacccttaacgccaagcccaaggagtagccccttcgcttgatccctagcagactagccactcgggtgactaggtaccagccgattgatacaccggggaccacagtgcactacccgtctttcaaatgggtcgccacgcacggcaaacacgtggggttttggctgtccatgagaagcaagaagcaaacagagcggcgacagcttctcatggagagctccctcgcttgccgtcgagggaaagaaaaaacaaggcagaaagcagaaggcgaaGAGGAgtataaacataaagggagtacagatccctgggaacctcgggattgggacacctgtactcacctatagtaggtgagcccctgaggggttttGGGCTATGAATTTAAATCTTCATCGATCATTAAAAGgaagtttttgaagaaattgtaTTCAGCAAGAAGtgacaaaacaattttcaaattaaacgcatcttttagtataaatatataaccaTACAGCCATCAATTCATTTAcgaatgtgaataaaaaaaaaaaaaacttgatttatcATGAGATCTGCACCACACTTTTAATTCTGTTCTTCCAACTCTTTCTTTGATTCTGCAGTTAACCATGTGCACAAACACAAGGATGAACAGACAATAAACAAAATTGACTTTTACccgattttttaagaaaatggatgCAAATTTACTTGATCTTATTCGATTTTCAAGATAATACacagaattttattctttaaatttattaatggaaagtgatatctgtttattttaaataggtCTGTTTTTGTTAGCGGTTTAATGTCACAAGAACCGTATTTTGTCATACCACCATTAAATgggaaaaatgctaaaaatatttattcgaatagGTTGGTTGGTTGGCTGGTTTTtgtatggtttattggcgcaagaccCACGCCTAGCCATACTGCGCCAATCTGAtagtaaaattagaatttgatttaaaaatacatttattaaattatgcagTACAGGTGTaaagataaaatatcttaaaatatgcaattaaaataaaaaaaaaatggctttcgcattttaaattataatgtaaaaaaatttatgattcaagcaaatataaaaattaatttaatatagaaacaTAAAGAGACTAAATCTTGGAGATTTATCTTCtgatctaattttttaatgattgccaCCCTTTTTGGTGTAGGGAGAAATCAAATACACAATTCATAATAAAGAATTCCATGAAAATAGGCTAACAATCAGTATTTTACTAGACAATAGATTAGAAGAACTCCATCATAATAGAGTAGTAATTATATTAGCATTTCCCTTGAAAGCAACATGAGTGCTATTTTGAGATTGATCTTATTACCTTGAACCCCGGTCAAATGAAGAGGATGAAAGTTCCCTCTTGAAAATTCTGAGAAAGTCATTTGACACAATTTAACATTTTCCGACCCTACAGTCTAAATTTTAGTTTGTAAtcgaatatcaaaataattagataaacaaGAAATCTGTTATTACCAAATGTATAGAATGGAGATTTAATTAACTTactcaataaaaataagaattaaattcttaaaattttaatgtaaaagccAATCAGAACACCAACGGCAGGAAATTTTATCTTATCAAGAAGTGCAGtgtaaattgattgtaaaattctAACTTTATAAAAGCGAATTcagccaatttttttaaatgcgtaaataatgatatggaaataattttgGGGGAGACTATTAAAAAGGGAACATTTTCATTTCATCCTCATTTAAGATGTTTGTGTTATTAAAAAGCATGAAATATAAGcatgcaagttaaaaaaaaaatggcatccctttgattttccttttaaagCAAGATTTCACTTCCTAACTGTTGTTCAACAcagttaagaataattaaaacattattagacAAAATAACTACAATTTGACTTCATAGAATTCTAAAAACGTATACTAAAATCTTAAGCATATCATGGACACTTAGTTAAATACGAAAATACATCCTCAAAACAGTTAGCAAATTTCGGGAAATAGAAACGCACgtcttcttttaagaaaaatattattgctattaGAAAAATTCGCCTTTTAGACACAACGCATTCATGAAAGGTTTAAAACAAGGCATTAAaaacttattacattttatattaatttcgaaatatgaAAAGATACGAGTCAAAGAAAGTATGCGGGCTTCCATATTCTAAAAAAGTGCCATTTCATGGAATTTAGGCTTAATATTCTTTAGTATATACTATTAGCTGCGATAGAGTAGACTAACTATAATTTATCGCAAATTACTTATAcaagtaaacttttaaaaaaacaaaacagtattataataattatttcctcAAATAATTACAGATTTGTATTCAACTATCAGCTCGAATTTGGTGTTCTATTATACTATTGCATCCAATGATTATCTAAAAGGATATCATAATGTGTTGtgaatttcattacataaacataagaaatttttttgcatcaaaacatttactatatcacgtttATTAAACGGAATAAAAAGCATAATAAACAGATTGTCCTGAACAGATCTCAAACAGATTATGAATTCAAAAAGTTTCAGGACAAACAGAAATTTtcatacattacatttttaacacAATGTTTCTGGGACTAGATTAAGTAATTGgtcaatataaaaaacaataatataaaacattatattatttttttatttaaataattattttctgttagtaGTCATGAGTATGTGATTtggatttttggattttattgccacaagagccatggtattgactaagctgcgccaaactgtatttattttaggattaaaaatataatttcagctttaaaaaacaatgtaaaaaaatgaaaaagatgaagattacttaaatatggggggggggggtaaaaacctactgatttcaaaaaagcaaaagatTAGCATGTAGTATTCTATCAAGCAAATGTGAAAATGTGGAgttgttaaaatgatataaacgtTGAGTACTAAAATTTGGACATTCACTGAGAATATGGTAAACAGACATGGTGCAATTGCATTGAGAGCACATTGGTGCCGCTTCTCCAAAAAGTAGATGGCGATGGGTGAATCTGGCATGACCTATCCGCAAACGGGTTAAGATAGTGTCTGCTTTTCTATTTGGAAGGCATGGCCAATGTTCAACACGAGGTTTAACACTATGAAGTTTGTTTTCTGTTAACAGATCCCATTGAGTCTACCATTTTGAGAGGTAGAGCAAAGTtgtgcgtttttttttaaattactcacAGGGATACTAATATTTGCTGCGGAAGTAGCCAATTTGGCGGCACTGTCCGCCTTCTCGTTGCTCCCAATACTTACATGAGAAGGCACccaatataataatatagtaaatcCACGAGAGGCAAGtctattaaataggtttaaaatcTTAAGATTGTTAAAATGAAGATGAGGTGATTTTAGAGATTGTAAAACACTTAATGAATCGgtgtaaattatgtatttatcttGTAGACTGTCGGATATTTTTTCCAGGGCAAATAGAACAGCAGTTATCTCCGCTGTGAAAACTGAACAAGAAGGGTTGATTTTAAACGAGAAGACTGCGTTTTGGAAAACCACAGCAAATGAGACACTATCGCATGTTTTTGATCCATCTGTGTATATTGCAATATAATCATTATAGTGATGcctatgttcattaaaattttttctataaatagaatCTGAAGCATGAGTATGtgaaattacaatgaattttaaattaaattccagatGAGTTTGATGACTTGGCAGGGTGCCATCTGACGATAATGTAATCTTTTAATCGATGACAGAATTTGTACCTAATAGACAAATAAGCAAACGGAcaagaaaatgataatattgcATTACCATCCCGTTCTGAACAGCGTTTAAAACTTTAGCTCACAGGGAAGTTATTTAAAACCGATTTCAAAATTTGCACCGACTAGACAGACAAAAcagaaatagaattaataaaaacgtattaaaatttatacCCAAACACGAATCTTTGAgatgaaatatttgttcattCAATTAAATACTGACTCATGAATTGTAAATGTTTTTCTCTAACAAATTCATTCCTTCCCATATgacagaaaatgaatgaaaaaaaaaaaaaaaaaaaacaagcattcACCAATAGGGGAAAAAACTGCCACGTTAGTTCATTCGAAAAGGGAAATAATTTCTCCAACAACAGAcgtacttttatatatttttattgcatctgCTTTTTCtatctctataaaaaaaatagaagaatgcaAATAGAATCCATGCAATTTCAACTCATTATTCAAAAACACGCTCACTTTAGAAATGATATTGCatgttaatattcataaaaaatagagaaatgacATGGCAGATAAACATTAAAGGATAAAAAacgcattatttttcatttatgaaagctAGTTCCTCGTAGATTTTGAATGGATACGATTCCTTTTTTCACAGGAAATGACAATCAATATCGTCTATTTAAATATCCAACAGCTATTTCAACACAACGTGAATGCATAGCGGAACTAAATCCATGAAATAGCAGATTTCATATTCTATATTATGCTATTCCAGCAATCGACTGCCTATTATACATTCAGAATCAAAGATGAAGCTGGTTTTAATGATTGTTCTAGTGATTTTCATTCTGTGTGTTGTTACCATAGACGCCAAACGGAAAAAAGACGGCAAAACAGATCGAGAAAGAAATGTAGAAGGTGGTGAACCAGGGAATGGCGGCAAAAGAAAACCTCCGAACCATAAGGGTTATAAAAGCAAATATCCTTTCCCTCTTTTTAAGTCGTGCCAAGATTTCAACGTGGAATATTCGATGAAAAGAAAAGGTAAGTTATTTCTATTCGGAGTGGTtttgaattgatatttatatactcAGATTATTTTATTCGCATaaggatattattaataaatgagtgataagcaattaataaaataaagtattggcTAGAATTATaactatcttaaatttttaaaccgATTTGATTGTCATAATatcaaagagaaagaaaaatctaaaatttgtctaaaatggAAGTTgataaaaagaaagtgaaaatagttttcaaattgtTCTCCATATTGTTAGTTATTTACCGAAGTTTGCTTTAGAATTCATAGATATGGTCTGCAGGCCTGGAGCTTTTAGGACTAGATTTAAATTGAGCCTTAATTTAGGCAACGAAttttttcaaacgaaattttaTAGGCTGCGAATTTTGTTCAACCCATAATTAAAAAggtataaattagattttattgataaaaaaacacTTGGGCCGTGGCTTGACCTTATTTTGACCTTATTGTGCAGCCAATTCCAGTAAAAACTGCTCTGAAATATTTGCATCAAAGCGCGAGAATATTTTAAGAtgcaaacacaaaaataaatcaagtaaaGTTGCTGattttcgacttttttttattcatttttacagagcagttttatgtttaatttgcttagactttttaatatcaaaatctgGAACTCATCGAGTTTTATTTCACTAACGTATGGGAAAAAGCTTCGCAGGctctgtttaattatttttaatgtgagaATTCCCAGCCTCGGTGCATACCTTAATACTAGCCGGAACCTACACGCTCCTAGTTACCTCCGGAGGCAGCGACCACTCTTAAAGCAAAGCCCGAGAAGTAACCCCTTCTCTTGATCCCTTGAAGACTAGCAACTCTAATGGCTAGCTTCCAACCAATTGATACACCGGGAatcacagtgcaccacccgtcaaATGGGTCGTCACAAaaacgtggggtttttggctgtccataggaagcaagaagcaaacagagtggcgacagcttctcatgggaAAACTTCCTCGCTTGCCGTCGAAAAAAGAAAGAACGACAGCAGAAAACAGAAGGCGAAAGGGAGAatgaactgaaagggagtaaagatccctgggaacctagGAGTCCTGAAGCCCGTCACACCGAAAGAAGATGTCCTTGAGGGGGACTTGCAACAGAATACATCTGCCAAATACAGTGTTTTCTTGCCCATAAAAAAGTTAATCATTTAGATTCAATGATATACAAATTTCTTGtttaaatcaaaagataaaatttgcttCGAAATTCTATTGGAATTACTAACAGAATCTgtaattaatgttaaattcaatttattgcattaatgCTAATGATAAATcatattaataagtttatttctaTTGAACAGAACTTAAAAGAAATCGCGAAATATGGCCTGAAAAATGCAAAGTAGGAACAGAAGACGAGCAAGAAGTGAGtacatatttctattatttttttgtatagatGCATTAATATTCTATtccattaatttttgtttctataatattAGAGCGTGCTTcctagaatgaattttaaaaatccatttaaggGCGGCAAATTTAAGgaagaatataaacatttttcttttttaaggtaCAAACGTGATTTGTTTTTTCTGcaataaggttttattttttacgaTAGTAACCTTATATTCTAGTATAATGGTAGCTTGCTTAGAAGAGTAGCTAATTTAGGCATTTGGGAGCTTTAGGCATGTCATAAAGAAGGCACTCGATTTTAATAATTGCTCCATTCAGAAATCAAACTTTTGCAATCCCACTTGCATAGGAGGggctttagaattttgttttcatggATACCAGCTCATGTCGGCCTAACAGGTAATGAACAGGCAGACACTGCAGCTAAATTTGCCATTACGTATCGTCCTCAGCCTCTTCATTATAGTGATATCAAGAGCGCACTAAGTGAGTGGATGCTGAAGACTTGACAAAATAACTAGAATCAagaagtgaataataataataaactccaTGAAGTAAAACCCTATATTACTACATTACTACATCTTTCAACAGGAAAGTTGATGCAATTTTAACTCGACTGCGTATCGGCCATTTACGTATCACACACAGACACTTATTATTTAGTGAAGCTCCACCTGTGTGCAGTTTATGTAATGTTTCACTGACTATACGCCATATTTTAACTGAGTGTTCTCATTTTTACAGAGACCGTATCAACTTTTTTAACTCTTCCGATTTTAACTTGTCTTTCCTTATAGGAGAAAGACCTCACACAAATTTATTCCCGTTCTTGAGGAAAATCGgaatttttagctaaatttaaatttactattatatttttaccTATCGTTTTACCAGTTTTTACGATGAATTTTATGGGACTAAATAGAAACTCGATAACTGAACTGTGTTTTAGGTGCAGCATATCCTAGAaaaggttggttggttggttgtttaggttttctggcgcaagagccatatctggccatgctGCGTCAATCAAATCCTAGAAAaggatcttgcgccagaaaatTATCGCATCCAATCCATTAACTAGTGTGCCGAACTTAACCCACTGCACGAgcttcgtaacaatataaaatcaTCCTCTATCGGGTATTGTAAAGGCTACATCGAATATGATATAACCCTTCAGCTTGAAAAGTATTGCTGCCAGTGAGGCAAACACTTtacatgttaatatttaataattattcagtgGCACTTATTTCTTATGACACAAGaacattatttctttaatgcTGTTATAATTATTCCGTTAATCTTgcttattaattcttttcatagaaGTGCAAATCGGAAGGCATCTCAAGCATCAGATGCTCATTGTCCTCGACACCATCAGAAGAGTGCATGCAGGAAGTTAATGACTTCATGAATGGAATCACTTGCGATGAAACTGGCGGAGGTGAAACTGAAGATGATGGTAGCGATATCGACGATACTACGACAGAAGGTATAGATGAAGATTTGGATGACGAAGATGAAGACGCTGAAGAGGATGAATTTGTTCCACCACAAGAAACACCGTAAAAGAAGAAGGCTCTCGAATGTGTTTTAAATACTATCCTGTTATACTGATTAAATACTTACGGTTTCAATGGCATCTTtatttgttaaacttttattctaaatgttgaatacattttcatttaaaccaATTATTCTCCATTAATGTTTCAGAGGCAATTTATAATATATGCAATCATATCTTTTTCAATTGACTTTATTTTCGTAGTAGTAGTtgtatggtttattggcgcaagagccatttttggctatactgcgccaagcttACGGTAAAATCAAAACAGACATTTAAACcaaaacgattttaaaagttagtgtaagtaattaaaactccataaaaatgtcgatacaaatattataaaactattttaatgaaagacaatgattaatgtaaatgcaaaataatcatgcaatgaagacttattttacaaaaaatgaaaaccaGACGAAAAAGGTGTTAAATACAGTTGATGAAGCGTATAGCTCTTTTTATTTTCGTACACAAAGAGAAgtgggttggttggttggttgttcgggttttttggcgcaagagccatgtttggccatgctgcgccaagcagatggtaaaaaaacaaaaataatttatataaacacacatgttaagatataaaagccaaatgtatcaaaaaatgggaaaaatgaaagtgcagaaatatataaggttaatgcatttataaatgaaatactgattCGAAAAACGAACGTTACAATGAATTGTCGAATGTGAACAGaagttaaaaaatgctaaatacaactataaaaaccaatggtttttaaaaatttaaaaatgtttgggtggaatttctcacccaccaggtcttgtaaagttaatgacgatgatttaaaaaagtgtaaacgaaaggaattaaaagatgcgcactcgattaaaatatgttttatggtaAAATCTACACTACATGTGGAGCACTTTGGTGTTGCCTGGCCAAAAAGGAGATGTTTGTGTGTAAAACGAgcatgtcctatacggaggcgagtcaatttgacatcaacctctcgtataggaTGGACAGGCCACAAACTAATTGTCGgtttaattgaatgtaatttgttgtggatctgcagatcccatgattgCTGCCAGTTAGTAAAGAGCGA is part of the Argiope bruennichi chromosome 10, qqArgBrue1.1, whole genome shotgun sequence genome and harbors:
- the LOC129989153 gene encoding uncharacterized protein LOC129989153, with the protein product MKLVLMIVLVIFILCVVTIDAKRKKDGKTDRERNVEGGEPGNGGKRKPPNHKGYKSKYPFPLFKSCQDFNVEYSMKRKELKRNREIWPEKCKVGTEDEQEKCKSEGISSIRCSLSSTPSEECMQEVNDFMNGITCDETGGGETEDDGSDIDDTTTEGIDEDLDDEDEDAEEDEFVPPQETP
- the LOC129987570 gene encoding uncharacterized protein LOC129987570, which translates into the protein MRSGDLLVEVNSRKQAQQIQKLKALGNIPITVSPHQSLNTSKGVITCGELLNVPIDIIKSEMKPQGVIDVRRITIRRNGQLLETKHHILTFQTPKLPEFVYAGYIRRPVRPYIPNPLRCFQCQLFGHSKVNCRGSLTCARCAEKGHDSQECSAQEKCVNCKGDHPSFSRSCPSWQLEKQVITIKIKEDLSYPEARRRVQVRTPIPGKSYASAVQNTFCANCSCSNCVKFHADSKPPENIRNSDSEHSNNSTLDRPKKSQKKLKKKLQNSQTLKLAKRGISKPELPSKLKKSAAKNSVALGLATQGIVHKDLSSIFGGMPKSPDRLSLHPSDEDEDEDLHMSCEVSATLPHAPINLPAISNS